A single window of Marinobacter sp. LA51 DNA harbors:
- the ggt gene encoding gamma-glutamyltransferase yields the protein MDKAPQRQIKGTRLKRRSESLSAITLTLTLTAITAGPASGQAILEGERFHPAVATQGMVATSHTLATDVALQVLKDGGNAIDAAVTAGFALAVTQPRSGNIGGGGFMLIAKGDNSAPEAIDYREKAPAAASETMFQDENGEVVKNRSRFTHLAAGVPGTVAGLAMALERHGTLSLKQALAPAIKLARDGFTVPQRFTDGLEQARPRLERWPATLSTFYKADGSAYQPGDTFRQPALADTLQRIADQGVDGFYEGETAELIVAEMERHGGLITESDLSTYEPVVRTPVHGTYHGYDVYSMSPPSSGGTHIVQILNILEGYPLRDSGHNTADTIHWMAEAMKLAYADRSQYLGDTDYVDVPLAGLTSKSYAEALREDITPERARPASEIGPGEPAAYESPETTHFSVVDKWGNAVSNTYTINFSYGSGITVEGAGFLLNNEMDDFSAKPGVPNAYGLIGGEANKVEPGKRMLSSMSPTIVKKQGKNFLVTGSPGGSRIITTTLQVILNVIDHDMNIQTAVSAPRVHHQWLPDELRIEQGISGDTVKLLESRGHTVVTNSAMGAIQSIMVGEDETLYGGADPRRSTSSAQGY from the coding sequence ATGGACAAGGCCCCACAGCGGCAAATCAAAGGAACCCGCCTCAAGAGGCGGTCAGAGAGTCTCAGCGCCATTACCCTGACCCTGACCTTGACAGCAATCACCGCAGGCCCGGCCTCCGGACAGGCAATTCTGGAAGGCGAACGCTTCCACCCCGCAGTTGCCACCCAGGGAATGGTCGCTACCAGCCACACCCTCGCAACGGACGTCGCCCTGCAGGTCTTAAAAGACGGCGGCAATGCCATCGATGCCGCAGTTACAGCCGGTTTTGCCCTGGCCGTAACCCAGCCACGGTCCGGCAACATTGGCGGCGGCGGTTTCATGCTCATTGCCAAAGGCGATAACAGCGCGCCGGAAGCCATCGATTACCGGGAGAAGGCCCCGGCAGCAGCCTCGGAAACCATGTTCCAGGATGAAAACGGCGAAGTGGTCAAGAACCGGAGCCGGTTTACCCACCTCGCAGCGGGTGTCCCGGGCACTGTTGCCGGGTTGGCCATGGCCCTGGAGCGCCACGGCACTCTATCCCTGAAACAGGCCCTGGCACCGGCCATCAAACTGGCCCGGGACGGATTCACCGTACCGCAGCGCTTCACCGATGGCCTGGAACAGGCCCGCCCCCGCCTCGAACGCTGGCCGGCGACACTATCGACCTTCTATAAAGCCGATGGCAGCGCCTACCAACCCGGCGACACCTTCCGGCAACCGGCCCTGGCAGACACGCTTCAGCGCATTGCGGACCAGGGTGTAGACGGTTTTTACGAGGGCGAAACCGCTGAACTGATCGTTGCCGAAATGGAGCGCCATGGTGGCCTGATTACCGAGTCGGATCTGAGCACATACGAGCCGGTGGTTCGCACGCCTGTACACGGCACCTATCACGGCTACGATGTTTACTCCATGTCACCGCCCTCCTCCGGCGGCACCCACATCGTGCAGATACTGAACATCCTCGAGGGCTATCCGCTCCGGGATTCTGGCCACAACACCGCCGATACCATTCACTGGATGGCCGAGGCCATGAAACTGGCGTACGCCGACCGCTCCCAGTACCTGGGCGATACTGATTACGTGGATGTGCCGCTGGCCGGCCTGACGAGCAAATCCTACGCTGAGGCGCTCAGAGAAGACATCACTCCTGAGCGGGCGCGACCAGCGAGCGAGATCGGACCGGGCGAGCCCGCCGCCTATGAAAGCCCGGAAACCACCCACTTCTCGGTGGTCGACAAATGGGGCAATGCCGTCTCCAACACCTACACCATCAATTTCAGTTACGGCTCTGGCATCACCGTGGAAGGTGCCGGCTTCCTGCTTAACAATGAAATGGACGATTTCAGTGCCAAGCCCGGTGTACCCAACGCCTACGGCCTGATTGGCGGCGAGGCAAACAAAGTGGAGCCCGGCAAGCGCATGCTCAGCTCCATGTCGCCCACCATTGTGAAAAAACAGGGCAAGAATTTCCTGGTCACCGGCAGCCCGGGTGGTTCCCGCATTATCACCACCACCCTGCAGGTGATCCTCAATGTGATCGACCACGACATGAACATCCAGACCGCCGTCAGCGCGCCCCGGGTCCATCATCAGTGGTTGCCGGATGAGCTGCGTATTGAGCAGGGCATCAGCGGCGACACCGTTAAATTGCTGGAAAGTCGTGGCCATACCGTGGTTACCAATTCGGCGATGGGCGCCATTCAGAGTATTATGGTGGGAGAGGACGAAACACTTTACGGGGGTGCTGATCCGCGGCGGAGTACGTCCTCGGCTCAGGGTTACTGA
- the purU gene encoding formyltetrahydrofolate deformylase, which translates to MEHTYRLVISCPDRVGIVAKVSNFLSTYNGWITEASHHSDTQSGRFFMRHEIKASSIPFGLDQFRAAFEPIAREFDMDWHIADSAQPKKVILMCSKESHCVADLLHRWHSKELNAEIAAVISNHDDLRRMVEWHEIPYHHVPVSKDNKVEAFAHIEELFQQYDVDVVVLARYMQILPAELCRKYSGKVINIHHSFLPSFAGARPYHQAYSRGVKLIGATCHYVTEDLDEGPIIEQDVIRITHRDSIDDMVRLGKDVEKNVLARGLRSHIEDQVITYENKTVVFD; encoded by the coding sequence ATGGAGCATACCTATCGTCTTGTGATTTCCTGCCCGGATCGGGTCGGAATTGTCGCCAAGGTGAGTAATTTTCTGTCAACGTACAACGGCTGGATTACCGAGGCGAGCCATCACTCGGACACTCAAAGCGGCCGGTTCTTCATGCGGCATGAAATCAAGGCCAGCTCGATCCCCTTTGGTCTTGACCAGTTCCGGGCGGCGTTTGAGCCGATTGCCCGAGAGTTCGATATGGATTGGCATATTGCCGATTCGGCCCAGCCCAAGAAGGTCATTCTGATGTGCAGCAAGGAGTCACACTGCGTGGCGGACCTGCTGCACCGCTGGCACAGCAAGGAACTGAACGCCGAGATCGCCGCGGTGATTTCCAACCACGACGACCTTCGCCGCATGGTGGAGTGGCACGAGATTCCCTATCACCATGTCCCGGTGAGCAAGGACAACAAGGTCGAGGCCTTCGCCCACATCGAAGAGTTGTTCCAGCAGTACGATGTTGATGTGGTTGTGCTGGCCCGCTACATGCAGATTTTGCCTGCCGAGTTGTGCCGCAAGTACTCAGGCAAGGTGATCAATATCCACCACAGCTTCCTGCCGTCGTTTGCCGGTGCGCGTCCTTACCACCAGGCCTACAGCCGGGGTGTGAAGCTGATTGGTGCGACGTGCCATTACGTCACCGAGGATCTGGACGAAGGTCCGATCATCGAACAGGACGTTATTCGCATAACACACCGCGACTCCATCGACGACATGGTGCGCCTGGGTAAGGATGTGGAAAAGAACGTGTTGGCCCGAGGTCTTCGCTCCCACATCGAAGACCAGGTGATTACCTATGAAAACAAGACGGTGGTGTTTGATTAA
- the gyrA gene encoding DNA gyrase subunit A: protein MGELAKEILPVNIEDELKQSYLDYAMSVIVGRALPDVRDGLKPVHRRVLFAMSELNNDWNKAYKKSARVVGDVIGKYHPHGDSAVYDTIVRMAQPFSLRYPLVDGQGNFGSIDGDNAAAMRYTEIRMEKIAHSLLADLDKETVDFVDNYDGTERIPDVLPTRVPNLLVNGSSGIAVGMATNIPPHNLTEVVNGCLELINNPDLTIDELMEFIPGPDFPTQGIINGRAGIVEAYRTGRGRIYIRARHEIEHDKKTNRDAIIITELPYQLNKARLIEKIAELVKEKRLEGISELRDESNKEGIRVVIELRRGENPDVIINNLFSQTQLETVFGINMVALINGEPKTLNLKQMLDAFIRHRREVVTRRTIFELRKARERGHILEGLTVALANIDEIIELIKASPSAAEAKEKLMGKGWSPGDVLAMLERAGEDACRPDDLPEIFGLREGLYHLSPEQAQAILDLRLHRLTGLETEKLQNEYKEILEKIADLLDILGDPERLMQVIRDELQEIVNDYGDERLTEITSSRRDLTIADLIDEEDLVVTISHSGYAKTQAVEDYQAQRRGGRGKAATSMKDEDFVEKLLVANSHDTILCFSNRGKVYWLRVFEIPRASRAHRGRPMVNILPLDEGERITTFLPVRDYPEDQFVLMATYAGVVKKTPLPNFSRPRSSGLIALSLDEGDTLIGAAITKGDAEVMLFSTAGKAVRFNEEAVRPMSRTARGVRGIKMPQGHHVVSLIIPQEDGVILTASENGYGKRTAIDEFPTYGRGSQGVIAMQCSERNGNLVTALQLFDGDEMMLISDKGTLVRTRTDEVSVLSRNTQGVRLIKLSQEDERLVGVERIAEADDAGLDGEELDGEAPEGEALEGTESNGDAGDAAGESSSEEGAGED from the coding sequence ATGGGTGAGTTAGCCAAAGAGATCCTGCCGGTAAATATAGAAGACGAGTTAAAACAGTCCTACCTTGATTACGCCATGAGCGTCATCGTCGGCCGTGCGCTGCCGGATGTGCGGGACGGCCTCAAGCCGGTGCATCGCCGCGTTCTGTTCGCCATGTCCGAACTGAACAATGACTGGAACAAGGCTTATAAGAAGTCGGCCCGTGTGGTCGGTGACGTTATCGGTAAATACCACCCGCACGGTGACTCCGCGGTCTACGACACCATCGTTCGTATGGCACAGCCGTTCTCCCTACGTTACCCGCTGGTTGATGGCCAGGGTAACTTCGGTTCGATCGATGGCGATAACGCGGCTGCGATGCGTTACACCGAAATCCGTATGGAAAAGATCGCCCATTCCCTGCTGGCGGATTTGGACAAGGAAACCGTCGATTTCGTCGACAACTATGACGGCACCGAGCGGATTCCTGACGTCCTGCCCACCCGCGTCCCGAACCTGCTGGTCAACGGCTCCTCAGGTATCGCCGTTGGTATGGCCACCAATATCCCGCCCCACAACCTGACGGAAGTGGTGAATGGGTGTCTGGAACTGATCAACAATCCGGACCTCACCATTGATGAGTTGATGGAGTTTATCCCCGGACCGGATTTCCCGACTCAGGGCATCATTAATGGTCGGGCGGGTATCGTTGAGGCTTATCGTACAGGCCGTGGCCGGATCTACATTCGTGCCCGTCACGAAATCGAGCACGACAAGAAAACCAACCGCGACGCCATCATCATTACCGAGCTGCCGTACCAGTTGAACAAGGCCCGGCTGATCGAGAAGATTGCGGAGCTGGTAAAAGAGAAGCGCCTGGAAGGTATTTCCGAGCTGCGGGACGAGTCCAACAAGGAAGGTATCCGGGTTGTGATCGAGCTGCGCCGGGGTGAAAACCCGGACGTGATCATCAACAACCTGTTTTCCCAGACCCAGCTGGAAACGGTCTTCGGCATCAACATGGTTGCCCTGATTAACGGCGAGCCCAAGACCCTGAATCTGAAGCAGATGCTGGATGCGTTCATCCGTCATCGCCGGGAAGTAGTTACGCGCCGGACCATCTTCGAACTGCGTAAGGCCCGTGAGCGTGGTCATATCCTTGAGGGTCTGACTGTTGCGCTGGCCAATATCGACGAAATCATCGAGCTGATCAAGGCCTCGCCGTCCGCGGCTGAAGCCAAGGAAAAGCTGATGGGCAAGGGCTGGTCGCCCGGCGATGTTCTGGCCATGCTGGAACGCGCGGGTGAAGACGCCTGTCGCCCCGACGATTTGCCGGAAATCTTTGGCCTCCGCGAAGGCTTGTATCACCTGTCTCCGGAACAGGCCCAGGCGATCCTGGACCTGCGTCTGCACCGCCTGACCGGTCTTGAGACCGAGAAGCTGCAGAATGAGTACAAGGAAATCCTGGAGAAGATTGCCGATCTGCTCGACATTCTGGGCGATCCGGAGCGTCTGATGCAGGTGATCCGTGATGAGTTGCAGGAAATCGTTAACGACTACGGCGATGAGCGCCTGACTGAGATCACCAGCTCCCGTCGTGACCTGACCATTGCCGATCTGATCGACGAAGAAGACCTGGTGGTAACCATCTCCCACAGCGGTTATGCCAAGACCCAGGCAGTTGAAGACTACCAGGCCCAGCGTCGCGGTGGTCGAGGCAAGGCGGCAACGTCCATGAAGGACGAGGACTTTGTCGAGAAGCTGCTGGTCGCCAACTCCCACGACACCATTCTGTGCTTCTCCAACCGGGGCAAGGTTTACTGGTTGCGGGTATTTGAGATTCCGCGCGCCAGTCGTGCTCACCGTGGTCGTCCGATGGTGAATATCCTGCCTCTGGATGAAGGTGAGCGTATTACCACCTTCCTGCCGGTACGGGATTATCCGGAAGACCAGTTTGTGCTGATGGCGACCTATGCCGGTGTGGTCAAGAAGACCCCGCTGCCGAACTTCTCCCGTCCGCGCAGCAGCGGCCTGATTGCGCTGTCGCTGGACGAAGGCGATACCCTGATTGGCGCAGCCATCACCAAGGGCGACGCTGAAGTGATGTTGTTCTCCACCGCCGGTAAAGCGGTGCGCTTCAACGAAGAAGCTGTTCGCCCGATGAGCCGGACTGCCCGTGGTGTGCGCGGCATCAAGATGCCGCAAGGGCACCATGTAGTCTCCCTGATCATTCCTCAGGAAGATGGCGTGATCCTCACCGCCAGTGAAAACGGCTACGGCAAGCGCACAGCCATTGATGAATTCCCGACTTACGGCCGAGGCAGCCAGGGCGTTATCGCCATGCAGTGCTCCGAGCGTAACGGTAATCTGGTAACAGCCCTGCAGCTGTTCGACGGCGATGAGATGATGCTGATCTCCGACAAGGGCACGCTGGTGCGGACCCGCACGGATGAAGTTTCTGTGCTGAGCCGGAACACCCAGGGTGTGCGTCTGATCAAGCTGAGTCAGGAAGACGAGCGCCTGGTAGGCGTGGAGCGGATTGCCGAAGCCGATGATGCTGGCCTTGATGGTGAAGAGCTTGACGGTGAGGCACCTGAAGGCGAAGCGCTTGAAGGTACAGAGTCCAATGGTGACGCCGGTGATGCAGCGGGTGAAAGCAGCTCCGAGGAAGGTGCCGGCGAAGACTAA
- the serC gene encoding 3-phosphoserine/phosphohydroxythreonine transaminase, whose amino-acid sequence MSRAYNFCAGPATLPEAVLQQAREEMLDWRGTGMSVMEMSHRSDEFVQIAETAERDLRELAGISDDYAVLFMQGGASSQFATIPLNLLGEGGSADYVNTGIWSKKAIAEAKRYGNINVVASAEDSGFSSIPDVSAWQTSADASYLHYTPNETIGGLEFDSIPDSGSVPLVADMSSTMLSRPMDFSKFGLIYAGAQKNIGPSGLVVVIIRKDLLGKARRETPTMMNYQVIADNDSMYNTPATYSWYLAGLVFQWMKAQGGVEAMGAINARKAKKLYGFIDTNDFYANPIDPRFRSWMNVPFTLADDALNADFLRGADARGLLNLKGHRSVGGMRASIYNAMPEAGVDALVQYMAEFAKERG is encoded by the coding sequence ATGAGTAGGGCGTATAACTTTTGTGCAGGCCCGGCAACCTTGCCGGAAGCGGTGCTGCAGCAGGCGCGCGAGGAAATGCTGGACTGGCGCGGTACTGGTATGTCCGTGATGGAGATGAGCCATCGCAGCGACGAGTTTGTGCAGATTGCTGAAACTGCCGAGCGAGATCTTCGTGAATTAGCCGGTATATCAGATGATTACGCCGTACTCTTCATGCAGGGTGGAGCATCCAGTCAGTTCGCAACCATCCCCCTCAACCTCCTCGGAGAGGGTGGGTCTGCGGATTACGTGAACACCGGAATCTGGTCGAAAAAGGCGATCGCCGAGGCCAAGCGGTACGGCAACATCAATGTGGTGGCCAGTGCTGAGGATTCCGGGTTCAGCTCGATTCCGGATGTTTCAGCTTGGCAGACCAGCGCTGATGCTTCGTATCTGCACTACACCCCGAATGAAACCATTGGCGGCCTGGAATTCGACTCCATTCCCGACAGCGGTTCTGTGCCGCTGGTAGCGGACATGTCCTCAACCATGCTGTCCCGGCCAATGGATTTCTCCAAGTTTGGGCTGATTTACGCCGGCGCCCAGAAAAACATCGGGCCGTCTGGTCTGGTGGTTGTGATCATTCGGAAAGACCTTCTGGGTAAAGCCCGTAGGGAAACGCCGACGATGATGAACTACCAGGTCATTGCCGATAACGATTCCATGTACAACACGCCGGCTACCTATTCCTGGTATCTGGCAGGGTTGGTGTTTCAGTGGATGAAAGCTCAGGGTGGGGTAGAGGCCATGGGGGCGATCAATGCTCGCAAAGCCAAAAAACTCTACGGTTTCATCGACACCAACGATTTTTACGCCAATCCGATCGATCCGCGTTTCAGGTCTTGGATGAACGTGCCGTTCACCCTGGCGGACGACGCTCTCAATGCGGACTTCCTTAGGGGCGCTGATGCCCGTGGCTTGCTTAACCTCAAGGGGCACCGCTCCGTGGGTGGCATGCGTGCCAGCATCTACAACGCTATGCCGGAGGCCGGTGTCGATGCGTTGGTGCAGTATATGGCTGAGTTCGCGAAGGAGCGTGGTTAA